The Nitrospira tepida genome includes a window with the following:
- a CDS encoding cysteine rich repeat-containing protein, with product MKPFVIALLAFGILMGGEVAICAFASDQNPQSSAPPSAASDAHKRGREKIRQACGDDVKRFCEGVKPGEGRIVQCLEQHATDLSQDCSELMQRRMQKKNKQPKAPSQ from the coding sequence GTGAAACCATTTGTCATCGCTTTGCTGGCATTCGGCATCCTCATGGGAGGAGAAGTGGCCATCTGTGCGTTCGCCAGCGACCAGAATCCACAATCAAGCGCGCCGCCTTCAGCCGCCTCCGATGCGCACAAACGCGGGAGGGAGAAGATCAGACAGGCCTGTGGCGATGATGTCAAACGGTTCTGTGAGGGAGTCAAGCCGGGCGAGGGCCGCATCGTGCAATGCCTCGAACAACACGCCACAGACCTGTCGCAGGATTGCTCGGAGCTGATGCAGCGCCGGATGCAGAAGAAGAACAAGCAGCCGAAGGCTCCGTCGCAATAG
- a CDS encoding type II toxin-antitoxin system RelE family toxin, translating to MPWYRLAFKPAVVADLAEVDQALAQRLFDKTKWLASNVENLRHEPIAPDLPGLAKYAVGDWRIFYSIDRADQVLDVHGILHKSRVAGC from the coding sequence ATGCCCTGGTATCGCCTGGCGTTCAAACCGGCCGTCGTGGCCGACCTGGCCGAAGTAGATCAGGCGCTGGCCCAGCGGTTGTTCGACAAGACCAAGTGGCTCGCCTCCAACGTCGAGAATCTTCGCCACGAACCGATTGCGCCGGACCTGCCGGGTTTGGCGAAATATGCGGTCGGCGACTGGCGGATCTTCTACTCCATCGACCGAGCCGACCAGGTGCTCGACGTGCATGGCATCCTGCACAAGTCTCGCGTGGCAGGATGCTGA
- a CDS encoding S8 family serine peptidase, translating into MAAGALVVIAAGNDAVDAASVTPASCDEGFTVAASDYRGHLVTRYSNFGPDVKILAPGGDLRRDDNGDSQPDGVLSMVKGGYAYFNGTSMAAPHVAGVAALIFAEDPSMIPGQVMARLMNDATPRTSTQCPKPCGAGLLTAFKGGPPPETPVSIKLPIIPPPPPATGGTLTQPNQKLSYSFDVVQAAKYTVETHGTTDVFMSLFGPNSAARLIEEDDDDGESSNAKITQQLAPGSYHVQVRHYSPAGTGEFTITVQQER; encoded by the coding sequence ATGGCCGCAGGAGCCCTGGTCGTGATTGCCGCAGGCAACGACGCAGTGGACGCGGCCAGCGTGACGCCGGCCAGTTGCGATGAAGGGTTCACGGTCGCAGCCAGCGACTATCGCGGCCACCTGGTGACGCGCTACTCGAACTTTGGACCGGACGTGAAGATCCTGGCGCCGGGGGGCGACCTTCGGCGGGACGACAACGGCGACAGCCAGCCGGACGGCGTCCTCAGCATGGTGAAGGGAGGGTATGCCTACTTCAACGGCACCTCGATGGCGGCTCCCCACGTCGCGGGGGTGGCGGCGCTGATTTTCGCCGAAGATCCCAGCATGATCCCGGGACAGGTGATGGCCCGGCTCATGAACGATGCGACACCCCGCACATCGACTCAGTGTCCGAAACCTTGCGGGGCGGGACTGCTGACGGCGTTCAAGGGAGGTCCCCCACCGGAAACGCCGGTGTCCATCAAGCTGCCGATCATTCCGCCCCCTCCGCCGGCGACAGGGGGGACGCTCACGCAGCCCAATCAAAAGCTGTCCTACTCCTTCGACGTCGTGCAAGCCGCCAAGTATACGGTGGAGACCCATGGGACGACGGATGTGTTCATGTCATTGTTCGGCCCCAACAGCGCCGCCAGGCTGATCGAAGAGGACGACGATGACGGGGAATCGTCCAATGCGAAGATCACGCAACAGTTGGCGCCGGGGAGCTATCACGTGCAGGTGCGCCATTACAGTCCGGCCGGAACCGGGGAGTTCACCATCACCGTGCAACAGGAGCGGTGA
- a CDS encoding methyltransferase, with the protein MPQPTLSPDRIMQLGFGFWGSKTLLSAVELGLFTELAKGPLDAEALAKRLNLHPRSARDFFDALVALGMLKRTGRRYANTPETAMFLDRAKPSYMGGMLEMSNARLYRFWGSLTEALRTGKPQNEAKTGEDFFGALYADPQRLEGFLKAMTGLSLGTARAIAKKFPWKRYRSFVDIGCAQGGVAVEIALAHKHQTGGGMDLPVVRPVFEAYVRAKGLAQRLRFQSGDFFKDPLPKADVLIMGHILHDWNLDEKLMLLRKAYEALPAGGAIIVHEAIIDDERKRNAFGLLMSLNMLIETHGGFDFTGADCKQWMKEAGFKRASVEKLAGPDAMVVGVK; encoded by the coding sequence ATGCCTCAACCCACACTTTCTCCCGATCGGATCATGCAACTCGGTTTCGGCTTCTGGGGATCGAAGACGCTGCTCAGCGCCGTCGAGCTGGGTCTGTTCACGGAACTGGCGAAAGGTCCGCTGGATGCGGAGGCGTTGGCCAAGCGGCTGAATCTCCATCCGCGAAGCGCCAGGGATTTCTTCGACGCGCTCGTCGCGTTGGGGATGTTGAAGCGAACGGGCCGCCGCTATGCCAACACGCCGGAAACCGCCATGTTCCTTGATCGGGCCAAACCCTCCTATATGGGCGGCATGCTGGAGATGTCCAATGCCCGGCTCTACCGATTCTGGGGATCGCTCACCGAAGCGCTGCGCACCGGCAAGCCGCAGAACGAGGCGAAGACGGGCGAGGACTTCTTCGGCGCGCTCTATGCGGACCCGCAACGGTTGGAAGGGTTTCTCAAGGCCATGACCGGGCTCAGCCTGGGGACGGCGCGGGCCATCGCGAAGAAGTTTCCATGGAAGCGGTATCGGTCGTTCGTGGACATCGGGTGCGCGCAGGGCGGCGTGGCGGTCGAGATCGCGTTGGCGCACAAGCATCAGACGGGCGGCGGAATGGATCTGCCGGTGGTGCGGCCGGTGTTTGAGGCTTATGTCAGGGCGAAGGGGCTGGCCCAGAGACTGCGCTTCCAGTCCGGCGACTTCTTCAAGGACCCCTTGCCGAAGGCGGACGTGCTGATTATGGGCCATATCCTGCACGACTGGAACCTCGACGAAAAGCTGATGCTCCTGCGCAAGGCCTATGAGGCGTTGCCTGCCGGCGGCGCGATCATCGTGCACGAGGCGATCATCGACGACGAACGGAAACGGAACGCGTTCGGACTGCTCATGAGCCTGAACATGCTCATTGAAACGCACGGCGGCTTCGACTTCACCGGTGCCGACTGCAAGCAATGGATGAAGGAGGCGGGGTTCAAGCGGGCGAGTGTCGAAAAGCTGGCAGGGCCGGATGCGATGGTGGTGGGGGTGAAATGA
- the zwf gene encoding glucose-6-phosphate dehydrogenase has translation MTEGATAPLVEQTVEPHTFVILGATGDLTRRKLLPALYHLGDHGVLDRRKTLIVGAALPEMSEEAFRLWAYEGLHNAGLRNEPELRAWCEACLHYHSLHGGGAEEFAALAGAIRRLERSRSMPENRIFYLALPPDTVPAAIEQLDQVGLLKGRGWVRVVFEKPFGHDFHSARALNTRLHRYLDESQIYRIDHYLGKETVQNLLAFRFANPIFESLWNRDIVESVQITVAEDIGVEHRGAYYQQAGALRDMVQNHLTQLMTVVAMEVPVSFDAGAIQGEKLKALHSIAPIPPQDVVFGQYTAWRIADITIPGYREEKGVPADSTTETYVALKAEIHNWRWKGVPFYLRTGKRLPRKLTQITVTFREAPTQVFRSLAPGSMPPNKLLITLQPSEGFSLCFSVKSPGRPFRFADRALQFDYEDAFGRLPEAYETLLRDVMIGDQTLFVTADFTETAWRLYDPLLAGERSVHFYTAGTWGPREAEALLERNGHGWQLGW, from the coding sequence ATGACAGAAGGCGCGACCGCGCCGTTAGTGGAGCAAACGGTCGAGCCGCATACCTTTGTCATTCTCGGCGCCACCGGCGATCTGACGCGGCGGAAACTGCTGCCGGCGCTCTATCATTTAGGCGACCACGGCGTTTTGGACCGGCGGAAGACCTTGATCGTCGGGGCCGCGTTGCCGGAGATGAGCGAAGAAGCCTTTCGCCTCTGGGCCTACGAAGGGCTGCACAATGCGGGCTTGCGCAATGAGCCGGAGTTGCGCGCCTGGTGCGAAGCCTGCCTCCATTACCATTCCTTGCACGGAGGGGGGGCGGAAGAGTTTGCCGCGTTGGCCGGGGCCATCCGCCGGTTGGAACGATCCCGTTCGATGCCGGAGAACCGCATCTTCTACCTGGCGTTGCCGCCGGACACGGTTCCCGCTGCCATCGAACAGCTCGACCAGGTAGGGCTTCTGAAAGGCCGCGGGTGGGTCCGCGTCGTGTTTGAAAAACCCTTCGGCCACGATTTTCATTCTGCCCGAGCCCTGAATACGCGGCTGCACCGGTACCTCGACGAATCGCAGATCTACCGGATCGACCATTACCTGGGCAAGGAAACGGTGCAGAATCTCCTGGCGTTCCGCTTTGCCAATCCGATTTTTGAATCGCTGTGGAACCGCGACATCGTCGAGAGCGTGCAGATCACGGTGGCGGAGGATATCGGGGTCGAGCATCGCGGCGCCTATTACCAGCAGGCCGGCGCCCTGCGCGACATGGTCCAGAATCACTTGACGCAACTCATGACGGTCGTGGCCATGGAAGTGCCGGTGTCCTTTGACGCCGGCGCGATCCAGGGCGAGAAGCTGAAGGCGCTGCATTCGATCGCGCCGATTCCGCCGCAGGATGTGGTGTTCGGCCAGTACACCGCCTGGCGGATCGCGGACATCACGATTCCCGGCTATCGCGAGGAGAAGGGCGTGCCGGCGGATTCGACGACGGAAACCTATGTCGCCCTGAAAGCGGAGATCCACAACTGGCGATGGAAAGGGGTGCCGTTTTATCTGAGGACCGGCAAGCGGCTTCCGCGCAAGCTGACCCAGATCACGGTCACCTTTCGCGAGGCGCCGACGCAAGTGTTTCGCTCTCTCGCGCCGGGCAGCATGCCGCCCAACAAGCTGCTCATCACCTTGCAGCCGAGCGAAGGGTTTTCGCTGTGTTTTTCCGTCAAGTCACCGGGCCGGCCGTTCCGGTTTGCCGACCGGGCGTTGCAGTTTGATTATGAAGACGCCTTCGGCCGATTGCCGGAGGCCTACGAGACGTTGCTGCGCGACGTGATGATCGGCGACCAGACCCTGTTCGTCACGGCCGACTTCACCGAAACCGCCTGGCGGTTATACGACCCGTTGCTGGCCGGCGAGCGGTCCGTGCATTTCTACACGGCCGGGACCTGGGGGCCCCGGGAGGCGGAGGCACTGCTGGAGCGGAATGGGCATGGGTGGCAGTTGGGGTGGTGA
- a CDS encoding ATP adenylyltransferase family protein, with translation MSRQPFLLTPGTLWPALRERTEQARRCGAIVSIPTTEETVDQEGITFLIRLVAALARKAEAATAQPPPGHSQPAEPPANPFLPYDPNLFVADVSPTHVALLNKFNVVDHHLLIVTRSFEEQDMLLTEQDCLALLVCLAEIDGLGFYNAGRVAGASQKHRHLQLVPLPLCQTGPRLPIEAFVRHSRITGPAGVIPGLPFLHAFAPMDPRWLDSPVESAPLLLTRYETLLQRAQVPISRTPEGLRTGPYNLLVTRPWMLLVPRSAECFEGISINALGFAGGLLVKDQTQLEIVKTRGPMTALRQVGFPRQP, from the coding sequence ATGAGCCGTCAACCATTCCTTCTGACGCCCGGCACCTTGTGGCCGGCATTGCGCGAGCGGACGGAACAGGCGCGCCGCTGCGGGGCGATCGTCTCCATCCCGACGACCGAAGAAACGGTGGACCAAGAGGGGATCACGTTCCTCATCCGTCTGGTCGCGGCGCTGGCGAGGAAGGCGGAAGCGGCCACGGCACAGCCGCCACCGGGCCATTCGCAACCGGCAGAGCCTCCGGCCAATCCCTTCCTTCCTTATGATCCGAACCTGTTCGTCGCCGATGTGTCGCCCACCCATGTCGCGCTGTTGAACAAATTCAACGTGGTGGACCATCACCTGCTGATCGTCACCCGTTCGTTCGAGGAGCAGGACATGCTGCTGACGGAACAGGACTGTCTGGCGCTGTTGGTCTGTCTGGCGGAGATTGACGGTTTGGGGTTTTACAACGCGGGACGGGTGGCCGGAGCCAGCCAGAAGCACAGGCATCTGCAACTCGTGCCGCTTCCGCTCTGTCAGACAGGGCCTCGCCTGCCGATCGAGGCATTCGTCAGGCATTCGCGCATCACCGGTCCGGCCGGCGTGATTCCGGGCTTGCCGTTTCTCCATGCCTTTGCGCCGATGGACCCACGCTGGCTCGACAGTCCGGTGGAATCGGCCCCGCTGCTGCTGACGCGGTACGAAACATTGCTGCAGCGGGCGCAGGTACCGATCAGCCGGACTCCGGAGGGTTTGCGGACCGGTCCCTACAACCTGCTCGTCACCCGGCCATGGATGCTCTTGGTCCCCCGTTCGGCGGAATGTTTTGAAGGGATCTCGATCAATGCCTTGGGGTTTGCCGGGGGGTTACTGGTGAAGGATCAGACACAACTGGAGATCGTGAAAACGCGCGGGCCGATGACCGCGCTGCGTCAGGTCGGCTTTCCTCGGCAACCGTGA
- a CDS encoding inorganic pyrophosphatase, with product MSSDRAENWQRLMGLMFKAHPWHGVPIGEKAPEVVTAYIEIVPTDTVKYEVDKASGFLKVDRPQRFSNFCPVYYGLVPQTFCGERVAELFAKRAKRKQMIGDGDPLDICVLTEKTIPHSDILLTALPIGGLSMADGGEADDKIIAVMKEDAVYGGYTDIADCPLTLIDRLQHYFLTYKSAPGTTQHKVEITSVYGREEALNVIRASHEDYREKFPELETFWSKGAAK from the coding sequence ATGAGCAGTGACAGAGCAGAGAATTGGCAACGACTGATGGGTCTGATGTTCAAGGCCCATCCCTGGCATGGAGTCCCCATCGGGGAGAAAGCACCCGAGGTCGTGACGGCCTACATCGAAATCGTGCCGACCGATACGGTGAAATATGAGGTGGACAAGGCCAGCGGCTTCCTCAAGGTGGATCGGCCGCAGCGGTTCTCGAATTTCTGCCCGGTCTATTACGGGCTTGTGCCCCAGACTTTTTGCGGGGAGCGGGTGGCCGAGCTTTTTGCGAAGCGCGCCAAGCGCAAGCAGATGATCGGGGACGGAGACCCTCTCGACATCTGCGTCCTCACGGAAAAGACCATTCCCCATAGCGACATTCTCCTGACGGCCCTGCCGATCGGCGGCCTCAGCATGGCGGACGGGGGAGAAGCCGACGACAAGATCATCGCGGTGATGAAGGAAGATGCGGTCTATGGCGGGTATACCGACATCGCGGATTGTCCGCTGACCTTGATCGATCGCCTTCAGCATTATTTCCTGACCTACAAGAGCGCGCCGGGGACGACGCAACATAAGGTGGAGATCACCAGCGTCTACGGCCGTGAGGAGGCGCTCAACGTCATTCGAGCCAGCCACGAGGACTATCGCGAGAAATTCCCCGAGTTGGAAACCTTCTGGTCGAAAGGTGCCGCGAAATAG
- a CDS encoding tetratricopeptide repeat protein, protein MTMLCLMLFALFLVVPSPAWSVPETWRHPVSSVRTLTGDELLRIGQLHDAQDHFQEALNYYQLALSAYRQAEQKGGQAAALVKMAGVQERREQVREAYTSLQEATKLLGTKGALRVRADAALATGRLAARLGHDREAEQSLMEAVTLHDRLQDSNGRHVAVVQLALLRVQEGRVEEGLAMLERERGEAQARQAGGHEANVLLALGDIHWLMGRYEEAQRTYAESLRLTEAERNGMREAKLRLRLAQSAGELGRIEEGIEFGRQASSLYQVMRKNAGEAAALAALAELYRQAGKDREAEEAGLNARRLYRSRQIQVHGQG, encoded by the coding sequence ATGACGATGTTGTGCCTCATGCTCTTCGCGCTCTTCCTCGTCGTTCCTTCGCCGGCCTGGTCCGTCCCTGAGACATGGCGGCATCCCGTGTCCTCCGTCCGCACCCTGACGGGCGATGAGTTGCTGCGGATCGGACAACTCCATGACGCGCAGGATCATTTCCAGGAAGCGTTGAACTATTACCAACTGGCCTTGTCGGCGTATCGTCAGGCGGAGCAGAAGGGCGGCCAGGCGGCCGCGTTGGTGAAGATGGCCGGTGTTCAGGAACGGCGGGAACAGGTGCGCGAGGCTTATACCTCGTTACAGGAGGCAACAAAACTGTTGGGGACCAAGGGGGCCCTTCGTGTGCGCGCCGATGCCGCCTTGGCCACCGGACGGTTGGCGGCCCGACTCGGGCATGACAGAGAAGCCGAGCAATCTCTTATGGAGGCCGTCACGCTGCATGATCGTCTTCAGGACTCAAATGGACGCCACGTGGCGGTCGTGCAACTGGCTCTGTTGCGGGTGCAGGAGGGTCGTGTGGAAGAAGGGCTGGCCATGCTGGAGCGGGAACGGGGGGAGGCGCAGGCCCGCCAGGCCGGTGGCCATGAGGCGAACGTGCTGCTCGCGCTGGGCGACATCCATTGGTTGATGGGGCGGTACGAGGAGGCGCAACGGACCTATGCGGAAAGTCTCCGCCTCACCGAGGCAGAGCGAAACGGAATGCGGGAAGCGAAGCTCCGGCTCAGGCTGGCCCAGTCGGCCGGCGAGCTGGGCCGTATCGAAGAGGGTATTGAGTTCGGACGGCAGGCCTCCTCCCTCTACCAGGTCATGCGCAAGAATGCGGGCGAGGCGGCCGCGCTGGCGGCGCTGGCCGAGCTGTATCGCCAAGCCGGCAAAGACCGGGAGGCGGAAGAGGCCGGGTTGAACGCGAGGCGGCTCTATCGGAGCCGGCAGATCCAGGTGCATGGTCAGGGGTAG
- a CDS encoding ATP-dependent DNA ligase has protein sequence MQLARLVEAVAKVRATAKKTEKIALLAECLRQASPEGEETELAALYLAGLLRQGKIGIGWRVIEQALTVAQTEADLIPRDEAPLTLAEVDRAFVAIAAESGAGSSERRVRSLRQLFQRATGDERRFLTQLLIGELRQGALEGLLLEAVAKAATLPPSDVRQAAAFAGHIGEVARAALTEGQAGLDRFTLRLLVPVAPMLANSVEDVPEALARLGEAAFEYKLDGARIQVHKSGPEVRVFTRQLQDVTDRVPEIVEAVQGLPARDLVLEGEAIALRPDGRPRPFQITMRRLGRIKDVAALRQEILLSSFFFDCLYLDGEGPLLTVPYRQRMNLLARVAPASSLLPRLVTGQPKEAERFLRRALEAGHEGVMAKSLTAPYVSGQRGFHWLKLKAAVTLDLVILAAEWGHGRRQGWLSNLHLGARDPRSGQFVMLGKTFKGLTDDMLQWQTEKLLALETHRDEWTVHVKPELVSEIAFNEIQESPRYPAGLALRFARVIRYRPDKPAVEADTIQTVIELYERQRA, from the coding sequence ATGCAACTCGCTCGGCTGGTCGAAGCCGTGGCCAAGGTGCGCGCGACGGCCAAAAAGACCGAAAAGATCGCTCTGCTGGCAGAGTGCCTCCGGCAGGCTTCACCCGAGGGCGAGGAGACGGAACTAGCCGCCCTCTATCTCGCCGGGTTGTTGCGTCAGGGGAAGATCGGAATCGGCTGGCGCGTGATCGAGCAGGCCTTGACCGTCGCCCAGACCGAAGCCGATCTGATTCCGCGGGACGAGGCGCCGCTCACCCTCGCCGAGGTGGACCGGGCTTTCGTGGCTATCGCGGCGGAGAGCGGCGCCGGATCGTCGGAGCGTCGTGTCCGGTCATTGCGGCAACTCTTCCAGCGGGCGACGGGTGACGAGCGCCGGTTCTTGACGCAATTACTGATCGGCGAATTGCGTCAAGGTGCCTTGGAAGGATTGCTGCTCGAAGCCGTCGCCAAGGCGGCCACGTTGCCGCCCAGCGATGTCCGGCAGGCCGCGGCCTTTGCCGGCCACATCGGCGAGGTGGCGCGGGCCGCATTGACCGAAGGTCAGGCCGGCCTCGATCGCTTCACGTTGCGATTGCTGGTTCCGGTCGCCCCGATGCTGGCCAACAGCGTGGAGGACGTGCCGGAAGCCTTGGCGCGGCTCGGAGAGGCGGCGTTTGAATACAAGCTGGATGGGGCGCGCATCCAGGTGCACAAGAGCGGCCCAGAGGTGCGGGTGTTCACCCGCCAGCTTCAAGATGTGACGGATCGTGTGCCAGAGATTGTGGAGGCCGTACAGGGTCTGCCGGCGCGCGACCTCGTCTTGGAGGGGGAGGCTATCGCGCTCCGGCCGGACGGCAGGCCCAGGCCGTTTCAGATCACGATGCGACGGTTGGGTCGCATCAAGGATGTGGCGGCGCTGCGTCAGGAGATTCTGCTCTCGTCGTTTTTCTTCGACTGTCTTTACCTCGATGGGGAAGGCCCCCTGCTGACGGTGCCGTATCGACAACGGATGAATCTTCTCGCGCGGGTGGCGCCCGCGTCGTCGCTGTTGCCGAGGCTCGTGACCGGCCAGCCCAAGGAGGCCGAACGCTTTCTCCGCCGGGCCTTGGAGGCGGGGCACGAGGGGGTGATGGCCAAATCGTTGACGGCGCCCTATGTCAGCGGGCAGCGTGGATTTCACTGGCTCAAGCTCAAGGCGGCGGTCACGCTCGATCTCGTCATCCTGGCAGCGGAATGGGGGCACGGGCGCCGCCAGGGCTGGCTCTCCAATCTCCATCTGGGCGCGCGCGATCCCCGGAGCGGACAGTTCGTGATGTTGGGCAAGACCTTCAAGGGTTTGACCGATGACATGCTGCAATGGCAAACGGAGAAGCTGCTGGCCCTCGAAACCCACCGCGACGAGTGGACGGTCCATGTGAAGCCTGAGTTGGTGTCGGAGATCGCCTTCAATGAGATTCAGGAGTCGCCGCGCTATCCCGCCGGCCTGGCGCTGCGCTTCGCGCGGGTGATTCGCTATCGGCCGGACAAGCCGGCCGTAGAAGCGGACACGATTCAGACGGTGATCGAACTGTACGAGCGACAACGCGCGTAG
- a CDS encoding PRC-barrel domain-containing protein: protein MTRELLMTMMLSGLVLEGAAPSAFAATRDAGETDESVQEFDAQVTLGGAQYFVEGSIATIEDRYYFVRKKDTGEQIRLIVNRDTNLDCAGMPNPRSGKAAKADRMASERTTPKEQAPEASQQQLRQGQREDETARGSGFQVGSCDFRVGDQVKAEVDDNGKVTTLKYLAGQPPAAARATGPSAGTGQLAMPGEQDKPAVLDMTGGQGYPPKEYAVVPLRRGKLKSDEGNTLIQKPVTNLRGERVGTLDNLLVDTATGKIEYAVILLAHSDHHLHPIPWTAVKVARDATGQERMVVNTDQYKIHPDVSMTDVMDLSPAVETLVQNMETLRADEQKRAKQRPIERSTGPLGEQETGGAGPSGDHGEPPPAPSPSFENEQNKLD from the coding sequence ATGACACGGGAGCTGCTGATGACCATGATGCTTTCCGGTCTCGTGCTCGAAGGGGCGGCGCCGTCGGCATTCGCCGCCACTCGAGATGCTGGAGAGACCGACGAGTCAGTGCAAGAGTTCGATGCACAAGTCACATTAGGCGGCGCCCAATATTTCGTGGAAGGCTCCATCGCCACGATCGAGGACCGCTACTATTTTGTGAGAAAAAAGGATACGGGCGAGCAGATCAGATTGATCGTCAACCGAGATACGAACCTGGATTGTGCCGGAATGCCCAACCCGCGATCGGGCAAGGCCGCGAAAGCGGACCGGATGGCGAGCGAGCGCACGACTCCCAAAGAGCAAGCGCCCGAGGCCAGTCAACAGCAACTGCGACAGGGACAACGGGAGGACGAGACGGCCAGAGGGTCCGGGTTTCAAGTCGGGTCTTGCGACTTTCGAGTTGGGGATCAGGTGAAGGCGGAGGTCGATGACAATGGGAAGGTGACCACGTTGAAGTACTTGGCCGGCCAACCTCCGGCTGCAGCGAGGGCGACCGGTCCGAGCGCCGGCACAGGACAACTGGCGATGCCCGGAGAACAGGACAAACCCGCTGTGTTGGACATGACGGGCGGGCAAGGCTATCCGCCCAAGGAGTACGCGGTGGTCCCGCTGCGCCGCGGCAAGCTCAAGTCCGACGAGGGCAATACCCTGATTCAAAAGCCTGTCACCAACCTCCGAGGCGAACGGGTGGGAACCCTGGATAATCTGCTCGTGGACACTGCCACGGGCAAGATTGAATACGCAGTCATCCTCCTCGCTCACAGCGACCATCACCTTCATCCCATACCCTGGACGGCTGTAAAGGTCGCGCGCGACGCCACAGGACAGGAGCGGATGGTGGTCAATACCGACCAGTACAAGATTCATCCGGACGTCTCCATGACGGACGTGATGGATCTCTCGCCGGCGGTCGAAACTCTGGTACAGAACATGGAGACGCTGCGAGCGGACGAGCAGAAGCGAGCCAAGCAACGGCCGATCGAGCGGTCCACCGGCCCGCTGGGAGAGCAGGAGACCGGGGGAGCGGGGCCAAGCGGCGATCATGGCGAGCCACCACCCGCACCCTCTCCCAGCTTTGAGAATGAGCAGAACAAGCTCGACTGA